The genomic DNA CTTTTGAAAATAAATTTTGATTTTGACCCTGCAAGGCAGGGTTATTTTGTTGCGGAGAATTGCTTTTATGAGAGCATTGCGGTCGCATTACATGACTGCGACTTCTGCAAGCGCCTCTCTTTCCGTATCAAAAATCTGGAACACTGAGTCCATCATCGTGACTTCAAATACCAATCTCGCTTCTGGATGTACATCGCAGAGACGAAAAGAACCGTTGCTATTGTCAGCATCTCGCATTCCAGCCACAAGCACCGCTAAACCCGAACTGTCGATAAAGCTCACCTGGCTTAAGTTGATGATCACATGGGGACTAACTTTCGCAATACAGTCCTGAAGCTTTAGGCGAAATTGGGATGCCGTGGTAATGTCCAGCCGTCCAGTGGGGATTAGAACGGCGATCGGCTGACCAGACTGAGTTTGATGCAGGGTTTGCGCGACTGCGATTGCCATCTTAGTTACGGGAGCGAGACGACCGAACTTCCTGAACCTACTATGTCTTTGAACTGCTCAAAATTGCAATCCCAAAAATGCAATCCTAAAATTGCAATCTCAGAGATCGCGCTCCAGGTTGAGCAAGTAGGGCAGGTCTGCTATTTAGATTTCCCGCTTCCTTCCCCATAAGAGACATGCAGTCCCAAAATGCTTCCTTGAACAAAAGTCGCCAGTGTACAGCAGCAAAAAAAACAACCCGTGCCAGGATACACCTTAACAGGGGTTGTTCAGTTTTTTCTTTTACTCAAGCAGTTACTCAAGCAGCCAGCAACAGATCAGATAATGCTGTTCTAAGCAGCTGCAACATAGTCTTTTAAGGGTTTCCAAACGAAGCTGCGGGCACCCCCCATTTCCACAACAACCTTTACCTTGGGTTCGATCGTCGGCAGCGTGGTTAAAAACTCTAGCTCCTGCTGAGACAGCACAAATCCTTCAATCAGCCAGATCACCAGCCCTTTAGAATCCTTGGGCAGTGCCTCAAGCTGAGACTGAATTGCAGGCGGCAGGTAATACACATAGCCCACTGCCCCTTCCCGTCCGGTCGTTTTCTTGCCCAGATGGGGAGGACGCACGCCATGAGTCCGCAGCAGGTAGGCAGGCAAATCGCCCAGCCCTCTCGCCGTAATATGCATCATGCCATAGCCCGCTGCCCGGAGCCGTCGCTGATACCGCCCTTCATGTCCGCCTTCCAGGGGCACAGAAACGCCGAGTGCGCCAGTGGACTCTAGTCCGCGAATAAAATCCTTTCCAGTCGTAATTAATGCCATAAATCCTGCTTGACCTTATGAATAATAGGCAGAATGGCTATCCCATCATGACCTGACCAACCGCAACGCCCTAAAAATGCCTAAGCCACAAGTATTTCAGGCAATCACTGC from Leptolyngbya ohadii IS1 includes the following:
- the ndhN gene encoding NAD(P)H-quinone oxidoreductase subunit N, which codes for MALITTGKDFIRGLESTGALGVSVPLEGGHEGRYQRRLRAAGYGMMHITARGLGDLPAYLLRTHGVRPPHLGKKTTGREGAVGYVYYLPPAIQSQLEALPKDSKGLVIWLIEGFVLSQQELEFLTTLPTIEPKVKVVVEMGGARSFVWKPLKDYVAAA
- a CDS encoding STAS domain-containing protein translates to MAIAVAQTLHQTQSGQPIAVLIPTGRLDITTASQFRLKLQDCIAKVSPHVIINLSQVSFIDSSGLAVLVAGMRDADNSNGSFRLCDVHPEARLVFEVTMMDSVFQIFDTEREALAEVAVM